GGGTTCGCGCAGAACCTGGGACCGGAGCTTGGGGCAGGGCTATCTGCACATATTCGGATGGCTCTGCGAGGATGCCCGTGAAAGGGCGCCGCGCGTGAACCCAAACCCGAAAAAGGGGGTTCGCTAGGGCTCCACGAGGTTGCGCAGCCGCTCTCCGGCAGCAAGGCGCGCGAGGTTCTCGGCGGCTATGTCCACGATGTTGTCGAGTGTCACGTCCAGATGGAGCCCGCCCGAGACATGGGGCGTCACCAGGACGCCGGGCGCGTCCCAGAGGGGGTGGTCGACGGGCAGGGGCTCGGGATCGGTGACGTCGAGGGCCGCACCGGCAAGGTGTCCGGAGCGCAGCGAGGCGAGAAGGTCGTCCGTCACCACGAGGTCCCCGCGTCCCGCGTTGGCAAACCATGACCCCGTGCGCAGGGCCGAGAAGAACTCCCCGTCGGCCAGGCCGCGCGTCTCGGGCGTGCTGGGGAGAAACGACGCGACGACGTCCGCCTCGGGAAGCAGGCGAGGCAGCTCGCCCCTGGTGAGGAGCTCCTCGAACGAACCGCGCGCCGCGCTCGCGTGGCGCTGCACGCCGGTGACGCGCGCCCCCAGCGCCGCGGCGAGGCGGGCGAAGTGCGTCCCGATGTCGCCGGCCCCGAGCACGAGCACTCGGGCGCCGGACATCGTGGAGACGGGCCCCTCGTCCGCCCACACGTGGGCTCGTTGGTTGTCGCGGTAGGCGGGAAGGTTCTTCATGAGGCCGAGCAGCATCGCGAGTACGTGCTCGGAGACGGCCTGCCCATAGGCGCCCGAGGCACCGGCGAGCTGCGCCCCCGCAGGCAGCGTGCCCGTCGAGAGGTAGCGGTCGTAGCCGGCTGACCCGAGCTGCAGAAGGCGCAGGTGGTGCGTCTCGCCGAGCCGCTCGGGGGCAGGGTTGCCCACGATGACGTCGGCGGCGGCCAGCTGGTCGGGCGCGACATCGCGGTTGGGCGCGTAGGAGAAGCGAGCCTTGGGGGCGCCCCTCTCGAGACGCGCCCTCTGGGCCCCGCTCAGGGGCAGCAGCACCAGCACGTTCATAAGGACCTCCCAGCGCACGACGACGGGCAAGGCCCATTCTAGTACGGACTCGCGGTCCTACGGGGGGGTCCACGGTGCATCCTCGTGACCTCCTCGCGCTAGAATATCTTCCCGGAGGGGGAGCCACTAACGGGGGAAGCTACATGAGGCTTGATGCACTCGAGATCGGAAAGGACGCGGTCGTCGCTTCGGTGAACTCGGATGACCAGGCCTTGCACCAGCACATTCTTGATATGGGGCTCACACCGGGCACCGAGGTCACCATGGTGAAGTACGCCCCCATGGGAGATCCCGTGGAGATACGCCTGCGCGGCTACGAGCTGACCCTGCTCAAGGCGGATGCCGCGCGCATCGAGCTCGCGGGCGTGCGCGACGCCCATGACCGGGCATACGAGAACGCGCGCATGCCCACCCCCGACCACCCCGCCCTCGGCGAGCGAGCGTATCACCCGCGCGCCGCCGCAGACGCGCTCGACGAGACCGCGCCGCTCTCCGTGGCCCTCGTGGGCAACCAGAACTGTGGCAAGACCACGCTGTTCAACCAGCTCACGGGCTCCAACCAGCACGTGGGTAACTTCCCCGGGGTGACCGTGGACCGCAAGGACGGCCAGGTGCGCGGCCACGCCAAGGTCACGGTCACAGACCTGCCCGGCATCTACTCGCTGTCCCCGTACACGAGCGAGGAGATCGTGAGCCGGCAGTTCATCCTGGATGCGCACCCGGACGCGGTCATCGACATCGTCGACGCGACCAACATCGAGCGCAACCTCTACCTCACGCTGCAGCTCATGGAGCTTGACCGTCCGATGGTGCTGGCGCTCAACATGATGGACGAGGTCGCGGCCAACGGCGGGACCGTGGACGTGAACCTCCTCGAGAGCCTGCTCGGGATTGCCGTGGTCCCGATCTCGGCGTCCAAGAACGAGGGCGTCGACGAGCTCGTCGAGCACGTGCTCACCGTGGCGCGACGCCGGGAGCTTCCGGGACGGCTGGACTTCTGCGCTCCCGACGGCCCCGACGGCGGGGCGCTGCACCGCTGCATCCACGGCATCGGCCATCTCATCGACGACCATGCCCAGCGCGCGGGCATCCCGGTGCGCTTCGCCGCGACCAAGCTCGTGGAGGGCGACGAGCTCGTGACCAGCGCCCTGCACCTCGACTCCAACGAGCTCGCCGGCATCGAGCACATTGTCGCCCAGATGGAGGAGGAGTCGGGTACGGACCGCCTCTCCGCCCTGGCCGACATGCGCTTCTCATTCATCGGTGAGGTCTGCGAGAAGTGCGTGGTCAAGCCGCTCGAGAGCAGGGGGCACCTGCGCTCCGTAGCCATCGATCGCGTGCTCACGGGTCGCCGCACGGCCCTTCCCGCGTTCGTCGCGATCATGGGCCTTGTGTTCTGGATCACCTTCGGGTCTCTGGGCGCCTGGCTTCAGGGTCTCATGGAAGGGGGCGTGGATGCGCTCACGCAGGTGACCGATGCCGCCCTCACCGCCTCGGGCGTGAATCCGGTGGTACAGTCCTTGATTATCGACGGGGTCTTCGCGGGCGTGGGTAGCGTGCTCTCGTTTCTGCCCCTCATTGTGGTGCTGTTCCTGTTGCTGTCTGTGCTCGAGGACTCGGGCTACATGGCGCGCGTGGCCTTTGTCATGGACAAGGTCCTGCGCAAGTTCGGCCTGTCCGGACGTAGCTTCGTTCCCATGCTCATCGGCTTTGGCTGCAGCGTGCCGGCCATCATGGCCACGCGCACCCTGCCCTCCGAGCACGACCGCAAGATGACCGTCATGCTCACGCCGTTCATGAGCTGCTCGGCCAAGCTTCCCGTCTACGGGCTTCTCTGCTCGGCGTTCTTCGCGCGCGGGTCGGTTTTGGCCATGGTGTCGCTTTACGCGCTCGGCATCCTCGTGGGCATGCTCGTGGCGCTCATCCTCCATCGCACCACCTTTCACGGCGCGCCGGTGCCGTTCATCATGGAGCTGCCCAACTACCGGATGCCGAGCGCCAAGACCACGCTGCGCCTGGCCTGGGACAAGGCCAGGGACTTCATGACCCGCGCGTTCACGATCATCTTCCTGGCGAGCGTGGTCATCTGGTTCCTGCAGACCTTCGACGTGCGGCTCAATGTGGTGCAAGACCAGTCCCAGAGCCTGCTGGCGGGCCTGGGCGGCCTCATTGCCCCGGTCTTCGCGCCGCTCGGCTTTGGCGACTGGAAGTCCTCGACGGCGCTGGTTACGGGCCTCATCGCCAAGGAGAGCGTCATCTCCACGCTGACGGTCCTTCTGGGAGACACCACGGCGGTCGCGCTGCGCACCCTCTTCACGCCGCTCACGGCCTACGTGTTCCTGGTGTTCACCCTGCTCTACCCGCCGTGCGTGGCGGCGATCAGCGCCGTGAGGAGCGAGCTTGGTGGGCGCTATGCGGCGGTGGTGTTCGCGCTGCAGATAGGGGTCGCGTGGGTCGCGGCATTTGTCGTGCGCATGGCCGGCCTCGCGCTTGGGCTCGGGTAGGCCTGTAGGTATGCGGACGGTCCCGCGCGCGGAGGCCGTCTTCCGGATTTTGTCTCAAGGGAGAAGCTCATGGACCTCAACAAGATGATCGACCACACCAACCTCAAGCCCGACGCCGCGCGCGCCGACATCGAGCGCCTCTGCGACGAGGCCCTCGAGCACGGGTTCTACTCCGTGTGTGTGAACTCCTCCTGGACGAGTACGTGCGCGGCGCGCCTCGTGGGGACGGGCGTGCGCGTGGCGACCTGCGTGGGTTTTCCCCTGGGTGCCATGTCCACGACCGCCAAGGCCTTCGAGGCCGAGCGCGCCGTGGCTGACGGCACCGACGAGCTCGACATGGTCATACCCGTGGGCCGGCTCGTCTCGGGGGAGGACGACGCCGTACGCGAGGACGTGGCAGCCGTGGTGCGCGCCGCGGACGGGCGTCCGGTGAAGGCGATCCTCGAGTGCTGCCTGCTCACGCCCGACCAGATCGTGCGCGGATGCGAGCTGTGCGTGAGCGCGGGCGCGGCCTTTGTCAAGACGAGCACGGGCTTCTCGCGCGGCGGCGCGACCCTCGATGACGTGCGGCTCATGCGTAAGACCGTGGGCGACGCATGCGGGGTCAAGGCCGCCGGCGGCATCCACACACGTTCCGAGGCGCTCGCGTTCGTGGAGGCGGGTGCCACGCGCCTGGGAACGAGCAGCGGAATCGTCATCGCCCGGGGAGCCCAGGAGTAGGTGCCCCACGTTCCGGTTCTGCGCAGTTTCGGCCTCCGACGTACGTCTCAAGAGGGCCTGCTAAGGTATGGAGTTTTGGCCAACAGGTCAAACGTTGGATTTTAGTGCATTATTTTATTATTTTTCGCAAAGGCGGAAGATTTCGCGTGCATTGAAGGGCCAAACTGTGGCGCGTTTTCCAAAAACGTGCATCGAAGGTCGAAAGTGCGCATGCGGTGGGGGCGCCGTCCCCATTTCGTTGTGCGCCACGCTCGGGTATATCCCCTTGTGACAATTCTTTACGGCCGGGTTACCGCCTGCTCATGCATGTGACGTATCGTGGCTGCGCAAACGAACAAGGAGAACGAAATGACCGACAAGAAACATGACGCTGTCGATTTGGCTCAGGAGAACGAAGCCTGTGAGGGGGAGCCCCTCGGGACGACCTACCATCGGGGCCCCGTGATCATGCGGGGCCCGATGATTCCCTCCGACACCACGACGGGAAACCTCCTGTCGCACGAGGACTCGACGGACTGGCTGCACATGGACCCCTGGCGCGTCCTGCGGATTCAAGCGGAGTTCGTGGACGGCTTCGGTGCCCTGGCCGAGCTGGGGCCCGCCGTCTCGTGCTTCGGCTCCGCGCGGACCCCGCGCAGCGATCCCATGTATCGCGCCGCGCGGCACGTGGGGGCAAAGCTCGCGCAGAGGGGCGTGGCCGTGATCACCGGCGGGGGGCCGGGTATCATGGAGGCAGCCAACCGCGGTGCATCCCAGGTGGGCGGCAAGTCCGTGGGCCTGGGCATCGAGCTGCCGCACGAGCAGGGCGTCAACGAGTGGGTCAACCTCGGCATGACCTTTCGCTACTTCTTCGTGCGCAAGACGATGTTCGTCAAGTACTCGAGCGGCTCCATCGTGTTTCCGGGCGGCTTCGGCACGCTTGACGAGGCCTTCGAGCTGCTCACCCTCGTCCAGACCCACAAGGTGGCCAAGACCCCGGTCGTGCTCTTTGGCTCCGAGTACTGGGACGGTCTCATGAGCTGGATCGAGGGACCCATGCGCGAGTCGGGAAACATATCGGAGCTCGACCCCGCGCTCATGGTGGTCACCGACGACGAGGACGAGGCCATCCGCGTGGCCACGAGCACGATCGGGGGATAGCGATGAGCGGGTTGTTCCTTCGCCTAAGGCAGAGGATCGGATTCCTCATGGCACCCGAGGCGCGACTGCTCTTCGCGAGCGACCGCGCCTTTTGTCTAAGACTCGATCTTGGAGACAGCTAAGTCGATGCTGCCGATCTCCGTGCGTTGACGAGTGGTTCGTACTCCTCTCATATGATGGGCAACGCAGCGTTCGACAAGGTCGGCAAGCTCGAAACCGTTCAGGAAGACTCGCGGGGCCTCGCCTCGTACGACTTGCTCTTGGACGGCCTCCTCCCGCTCTCTGAGTCGCTCGATCTGAGGGCTCGCGAGCGCGTGGTAGCCGCCTGCCTTCTCTGACCGACAAAACAGATGCTTGATTTCAGGTAGGCTGTATTCGCTGCCTCGGCACTGCCTGACGACAAAAAGCATTCCAAGGTCCTCGGCGCTATAGAGTCTCCCTGCCTCATGACCCCCCTTGGTTCGAGGATTCCTACGCCGTCCTTACCGGGATGGCAGGAGCGTTGGATAATCGCGTCGAGGCAGGCCGACCAGTCGCTCGACTTCGGATGTCTTCCATCCCTTGCGTTCGCCCGTTGTGCCCATGTGCTCACCTCTAGGCTTAACCAAGGCTGCGCCGCCCACGACCTTTAGCGCTTCTTAAGAGTCTCCCGTCATCCTCGTAGTCGTCCCACAGAAGACGACGAGAGGAGAGACATGGCGACAAGCGCAATCGTGCTCCAGACGCACGGGCTCACCAAGCGATTCGGTCGCGGGGCCAGCGCCCAGACGGCCGTCGAGGACGTGAGCCTCACCGTAAGGGCGGGCGCGGTCTACGGGCTCTTGGGCCCCAACGGCGCGGGCAAGTCCACCACGCTCAAGATGCTCACGGGGATGCTGCGCCCCACGGCAGGCCAGATCGAGTTCCTGGGCCACCCCTGGCGCAGGGAGGACCTCTACCAGATCGGCTCGCTCGTCGAGCAGCCCCCGCTCTATCCCAACCTCACGGCCCGGGAGAACCTGCGCGTGCGCACCGTGGCGCTCGGGCTGCCGGACGAGCGCATCGAGGAGGTCCTCGAGGTCGTGGGCCTCACGGACACAGGGCGCAAGCGCGCGGGGCGCTTCTCCTTGGGCATGAGGCAGCGCCTGGGCATCGCGCTCGCGCTCCTCTGCGACCCGCGTCTGCTCATCTTGGACGAGCCCACCAACGGCCTGGATCCCCTGGGCATCGAGGACCTGCGCGACCTGATCCGGGGCTTCGCCGCGCGCGGGGTCGCGGTCGTGGTCTCGAGCCACATCCTCTCGGAGGTCCAGCAGATGGCCGACGCGGTGGGCATCATCTACCAGGGGCGTCTCGCCTATCAGGACGTCCTGCGCCCCGACGAGGACCTCGAGGCGCTCTTCATGCGCGTGTGCCGAGAGGGGCGTGCCGCATGAGCGAGAATGCCCTTGCCACCCCGCGCTGCGTCCTGCCTGCCGTCCCGCATCCCACATTCTTCTCCGCCCTTCGCGCCGAGGTGCTCAAGTCGGCCCACGGCGCCCCCGTGCGCCTTGCCGTCGCGCTTGCGCTCCCGTTCGGACTCCTGGGCGGGATCGTTCTCCCACTCGCGGGCTGGCCGATCAGCTACTCGGCCTGGAACTACTACTATATGCTGCTGCTGCCCGTCACGGTCTCGCTTGCGTCGGCGACGGTCGCGGGCTACGACGCGCGGCTTTCCGGCCACGTGCCCCTCTCTTGCGGCGTTCCCCTTGCACGGACGTGGGTCGCGAAGGCGCTCTGGTGCCTCGGCCTCTCTCTTCTGGGCAGCCTCGTGACGTGCGCCCTCTACACGGTGGGCGCGCTCCTCTCGCCGGCGGGTGCCGCGAGTGTGGCCAGCATGCTCGCGACGGCGCTCGTCTCCACCGTGGCCACGTCGTGGATGGTGCCGGTGACGCTCTTCCTCGTGACGCGCGCGGGCATGCTCGCGGGCGTCCTCGTCCCGCTTGGGGTGCAGCTCGTGGCTGGGTTCGCCTGGGGCTCGACGTCGCTGTGGCCCCTGATCCCGCCGGTCGCGGCGGCGGTCCTTCCGACGGCGTTCCTGCCGGTGCTGCCAAGCGGAGAGCCCATGGACGCTGCGACCGGCGCGCTTGCGGCAACGCTCGGACGCCTCACGCCAGACCATGCGCTGGCGCTCGTCGTGTGCGTCGCGGCCACCGTGGCCCTCACGGCGCTCTCGGCCCTCTGGTTCTCGCGATCGGAGGAGCTGTGAGGGCGGGCCGCGCGGCCGGAGCCGCGCGCATGACGTTTGCCCGCGCGCTGCACGCGGAGCCCCTTCGGCTGCGTCGCTCGGGACTCCTGGCCCTTCACCTCGTCTGCGCCCTTGCGGCCGGCCTTGCCTGCGGCGCCTACTTCGCGGGGGCTCCCTGGCCATCGGGCCTTGGCCTCGATGCCTACGTGCAGCTCCTGGGCGCGCTCATGCCCCTCATGGTGGGCGTCGTCGTGGGGCTGGACATTGATGCGGAGCGCCGGGAGACCCGCCTCGCGCACCTTCTTGGGGCGGCCTCGCGGCGCACGGCCCTCGCGGCGCGCGTCGTGGTGCTCTGGGCCCTCGGAGCGTTGACCCTCGCGCTCGCGGTCGGTACGCTCGCGGGGGTCCTCGCCCTGTCCGGAAAGGCGGCGCCTGCCCTGGTGACCTGCGCGGCGGCAACGGCGGGCCTCGCGGCGGGGAGCCTCGTGCTCTACGTCTTCCACGCGTGGCTCGCGCTGGTCTGGGGCCGTAACGTGACCATTGCCGTCGGTGCGGCGGGTCTCATGCTCTCCTTCTTCTCGGTGGGCGGGCTCGCGCACGGGCTCATGACCGGTGAGCTCACGGCGCTGTCCGCGGGGGCCCTCGCCCTCGTGCCGCTCACGTGGGCCACGAGGCTGGGGTCGCTCTCGGTCGAGCTCCCTTTGGCGCCTGCCTCTCAGACGGGCGTGGTCGTGGGCCAGCTGATCCGGTCGGGTGCCTTCGCGCTCTTCGTCACGGCACTCGCCCTCGTGGCCCTGCTCTGGTGGATAGCGGCGTTCGAGGAGGGACGAGAAGATGAGTAGGGCGAGGTCGGCCCGTCCCGTGGCCCTGCTCGTCCTGGCGCTTGCCGTCGCGCTCCTCGTGGGTAGATGCTCGGCCCCGGACGGCCTGGGAGTGGTGGTCCGCTCAGTCGTGGACCGAGTGAGCCCCCTCGCGTCGGCGCGCACGCTCTGGGCGCGCGCGCCGGAGCCCAAAGGCTTCGTGGACTCCTACGCCAACGCCGCCGAGGACGATGACAACTACGTGTACGAGGTCGAGGGATTCGACGACGAGGGGGAGCCTCACGTGGTGACGATCATCCTCTTCGGTCGCAGGGCGAGCGGGGAGGGCTACCTCCGGATCGAGGCCAGGGGAGGATCGAGCGAGCGCTACGACCGCGTCCCCGAGGACGCGGTGCCCACCGTCGCGCTCGAGGCACTGAAAGCGACCGCGCCGGCGTGAGGCCGAGAGGCTACACTGGAGCCGGAGGGGGAGGCTGCCCGTGGCGAGAATCCTGGCGATCGATGACGAGAGGGCTATCTGCGACCTGCTCGTGCGCGTGCTCGAGCGCGACGGTCACGAGGTGGACGTCACCTGTGACCCCACCGATGTCCCCGCGCGCGACCTCTCGCGCTACGACCTCATCCTCACCGACGTGATGATGCCGGGCCTCGACGGCTTCGAACTCGTGAGAGAGATCAGGGGCCGCGTGGACGTTCCGATCGTGTTCCTCACGGCCAGGGTCTCCGAGGACGACGCCGTGGTGGGCCTCGGGCTGGGGGCCGACGACTACCTCCGCAAGCCCTTCGGTACCGCCGAGCTGCGCGCCAAGGTCACAGCCCACCTGCGTCGCGAGCGTCGCGAGCATCACGCGGCCCTCGACTTCGGCCTCGTCCGCCTCGACCTTGCCGCCCGCGAGCTCGCGGTCAGCGGCATCGTGGTCCCCCTCACGCCCACGGAGTACGCCATCTGCGAGTTTCTCGCCCGCCGTCCGGGACAGGTCTTTAGCCGCGCTCAGATTCTCGAGAAGGCCCTGGGCTGGGGAACGGAGGCCGGTGAGGACGCGGTGAGCGTGCACGTAAGCAACCTGCGCGCCAAGCTCAAGCGGGGCGGCGTCGAACCCGTCCAGACCGTCTGGGGCGTGGGGTACAAGTGGCGGGCGTGAGGAGGGGCCGAGAGAAGCGGAGGCCTCGCTTGCCGCTCTCCTTCGTGGTGGGGCGCTACTTCGTGTACGTCCTTTTGGGGGCGATCCTCACAGTGGGAGTTCCGCTGCTGGTTTTTGAGGCCCTCCTTGACCAGGGCTCCGTCCTCCCGGCGAACTACGGCGAGAGGCACCTGCAGCAGACGATCGAGACCCTCTCGACGCCGGGCTCCTTCGACGTCACCGGGCTTTCCAGCGCGTATCTCTACGCGCACCTCACGGCCTCGGGGGACGTGCTGGGGACCGACATGGGGGAGGAGGACCTCGCGCAGGCGCGCGCCCTGGTCGCCTCGCTCGAGGCACGGGGGACGACCGGCCACTCCGCGGAGTCGGAGGAAAGATCCGCTCGCGCGGCCTTCTCGCGCGGGGACGGCACCTGGTGCGTGCTCTCGTACGACATCCTGCCGCAGTGGTCCGATCGCTCCCTGCGCGACTCCTGGCCGAACCCGCAGGACATCATGATGGGGGCAATCGTCGTTCCGACGATAGCGCTCGTGGTTCTCGTGGCCCTGCGTGCGAGCAGGGTGCTCACGCGCAAGATGTCCCCCCTCGTGGACGCGGCCGAGGCGGTGGGCGCGGGTGAGATCGACTTTGCGGTGCAGACGAGCACCGTGGCACAGATCGACGACGTGCTCGCCGCGATGGAGCGCATGCGCCGCTCGCTCAGGGACTCCCTCGAGGAGCAGTGGTCGGCCGAGGAGCGCCAGCGCGTGGAGGTCGCGGCGCTCGCGCACGACCTCAAGAGCCCGCTCACCGTCATACGCGGCAACGCCGAGCTCCTGGGCGAGGATGCGCAGGCGGGAGGCCTGAGTCAGGAGCAGGCCGCCTGCGCCGAGGCCATTCGCACGGCATCTGCCGAGATAGACGCCTTCGTGGCCCAGATCATCACGACCTCGCAAGGCCGGGAGGCATCCTCGCGCGAGGCCGTGGACATGGAAGAGCTGGCGGGCCGGCTCGCCTCCCGGGCGCGCGAGCTCGTCTGCGCGCGGGGCCTCGCGCTGGACGTCGAGACCTCTGCGCTGCCGGACATCCGCCCGAGCTGGGACGCGCACGCGGTGGGGCGCGCGGTCATGAACCTCGTGAGCAACGCCTGCGACTATGCGCGCACGCGCGTCTCACTTGGACTCGCCGCTGCCAACGGCGAGCTCGTTATCACGGTGGCCGACGATGGGCCGGGCTTCTCGCCCGCCGCGCTCGCGCATGGCCGCGAGAGATTCTTCCGCGACGACGCCGCGCGTGGCGGGGGAGAAGGCCACTTTGGCCTGGGGCTCTCGATTGCCCTTGAGGTCGCGCACTCCCATGGGGGGACTCTTGAGCTCTCCAACCGCGTCTCACCCGATGGCTCCGAGACCGGCGCCGTCGCGCGCCTCACGCTCCCGCTCAAAGGAATCTAGCGCGGGGCTCATCTAGAGCATGTGTCCGCTTTCTGAGAAAGAAGAGATATCAGAGCTGTAAGAGAACAGCCGCCTGCTCGGGTGGCTGTTCTGCGTGGGTGTCACCCACAAACACGGTCGTCCACAGGAGGGCCTCAAACCCTCCGCTCGCGACGGGTATACCCCACCTGCGGCCCTGCACGCCGTGGGGATGCTCGGGGCCCCGCGCAGAGCGCGTGCGCGGGGCCCCTCTCGTCAAGCTAGAGAAGCTTCTCCACGGCTGGCTTCACGACGGTCGCGACGTCAGCGGTGGGCTCGAAGCGCTCGACCACGTTGCCCTCGCGGTCGATGAGGAACTTCGTGAAGTTCCACTTGACGTCCGGCTTCTTCTCCCAGTCAGGGTCGGCCTTGCCTAGGATGTCCACCAGAATCGGCGTGATCCTATGGTTGGGGTCGAGGCCGGCGTAGCCGCGCTCGCCCTTGAGCCAGGTGTACAGGGGACTCTCGTCCGCGCCGTTCACCTCGATCTTGCCGAACTGCGGGAAGGTGACGCCGAACCGACCGGTGCAGAACATGTGAATCTCGTCGGAGGTGCCGGGGGCCT
This is a stretch of genomic DNA from Thermophilibacter immobilis. It encodes these proteins:
- a CDS encoding D-2-hydroxyacid dehydrogenase; protein product: MPVVVRWEVLMNVLVLLPLSGAQRARLERGAPKARFSYAPNRDVAPDQLAAADVIVGNPAPERLGETHHLRLLQLGSAGYDRYLSTGTLPAGAQLAGASGAYGQAVSEHVLAMLLGLMKNLPAYRDNQRAHVWADEGPVSTMSGARVLVLGAGDIGTHFARLAAALGARVTGVQRHASAARGSFEELLTRGELPRLLPEADVVASFLPSTPETRGLADGEFFSALRTGSWFANAGRGDLVVTDDLLASLRSGHLAGAALDVTDPEPLPVDHPLWDAPGVLVTPHVSGGLHLDVTLDNIVDIAAENLARLAAGERLRNLVEP
- the feoB gene encoding ferrous iron transport protein B, with amino-acid sequence MRLDALEIGKDAVVASVNSDDQALHQHILDMGLTPGTEVTMVKYAPMGDPVEIRLRGYELTLLKADAARIELAGVRDAHDRAYENARMPTPDHPALGERAYHPRAAADALDETAPLSVALVGNQNCGKTTLFNQLTGSNQHVGNFPGVTVDRKDGQVRGHAKVTVTDLPGIYSLSPYTSEEIVSRQFILDAHPDAVIDIVDATNIERNLYLTLQLMELDRPMVLALNMMDEVAANGGTVDVNLLESLLGIAVVPISASKNEGVDELVEHVLTVARRRELPGRLDFCAPDGPDGGALHRCIHGIGHLIDDHAQRAGIPVRFAATKLVEGDELVTSALHLDSNELAGIEHIVAQMEEESGTDRLSALADMRFSFIGEVCEKCVVKPLESRGHLRSVAIDRVLTGRRTALPAFVAIMGLVFWITFGSLGAWLQGLMEGGVDALTQVTDAALTASGVNPVVQSLIIDGVFAGVGSVLSFLPLIVVLFLLLSVLEDSGYMARVAFVMDKVLRKFGLSGRSFVPMLIGFGCSVPAIMATRTLPSEHDRKMTVMLTPFMSCSAKLPVYGLLCSAFFARGSVLAMVSLYALGILVGMLVALILHRTTFHGAPVPFIMELPNYRMPSAKTTLRLAWDKARDFMTRAFTIIFLASVVIWFLQTFDVRLNVVQDQSQSLLAGLGGLIAPVFAPLGFGDWKSSTALVTGLIAKESVISTLTVLLGDTTAVALRTLFTPLTAYVFLVFTLLYPPCVAAISAVRSELGGRYAAVVFALQIGVAWVAAFVVRMAGLALGLG
- the deoC gene encoding deoxyribose-phosphate aldolase, giving the protein MDLNKMIDHTNLKPDAARADIERLCDEALEHGFYSVCVNSSWTSTCAARLVGTGVRVATCVGFPLGAMSTTAKAFEAERAVADGTDELDMVIPVGRLVSGEDDAVREDVAAVVRAADGRPVKAILECCLLTPDQIVRGCELCVSAGAAFVKTSTGFSRGGATLDDVRLMRKTVGDACGVKAAGGIHTRSEALAFVEAGATRLGTSSGIVIARGAQE
- a CDS encoding LOG family protein, whose amino-acid sequence is MTDKKHDAVDLAQENEACEGEPLGTTYHRGPVIMRGPMIPSDTTTGNLLSHEDSTDWLHMDPWRVLRIQAEFVDGFGALAELGPAVSCFGSARTPRSDPMYRAARHVGAKLAQRGVAVITGGGPGIMEAANRGASQVGGKSVGLGIELPHEQGVNEWVNLGMTFRYFFVRKTMFVKYSSGSIVFPGGFGTLDEAFELLTLVQTHKVAKTPVVLFGSEYWDGLMSWIEGPMRESGNISELDPALMVVTDDEDEAIRVATSTIGG
- a CDS encoding lantibiotic protection ABC transporter ATP-binding protein, translated to MATSAIVLQTHGLTKRFGRGASAQTAVEDVSLTVRAGAVYGLLGPNGAGKSTTLKMLTGMLRPTAGQIEFLGHPWRREDLYQIGSLVEQPPLYPNLTARENLRVRTVALGLPDERIEEVLEVVGLTDTGRKRAGRFSLGMRQRLGIALALLCDPRLLILDEPTNGLDPLGIEDLRDLIRGFAARGVAVVVSSHILSEVQQMADAVGIIYQGRLAYQDVLRPDEDLEALFMRVCREGRAA
- a CDS encoding ABC-2 family transporter permease; protein product: MSENALATPRCVLPAVPHPTFFSALRAEVLKSAHGAPVRLAVALALPFGLLGGIVLPLAGWPISYSAWNYYYMLLLPVTVSLASATVAGYDARLSGHVPLSCGVPLARTWVAKALWCLGLSLLGSLVTCALYTVGALLSPAGAASVASMLATALVSTVATSWMVPVTLFLVTRAGMLAGVLVPLGVQLVAGFAWGSTSLWPLIPPVAAAVLPTAFLPVLPSGEPMDAATGALAATLGRLTPDHALALVVCVAATVALTALSALWFSRSEEL
- a CDS encoding ABC-2 family transporter permease, with the translated sequence MRAGRAAGAARMTFARALHAEPLRLRRSGLLALHLVCALAAGLACGAYFAGAPWPSGLGLDAYVQLLGALMPLMVGVVVGLDIDAERRETRLAHLLGAASRRTALAARVVVLWALGALTLALAVGTLAGVLALSGKAAPALVTCAAATAGLAAGSLVLYVFHAWLALVWGRNVTIAVGAAGLMLSFFSVGGLAHGLMTGELTALSAGALALVPLTWATRLGSLSVELPLAPASQTGVVVGQLIRSGAFALFVTALALVALLWWIAAFEEGREDE
- a CDS encoding response regulator transcription factor, with translation MARILAIDDERAICDLLVRVLERDGHEVDVTCDPTDVPARDLSRYDLILTDVMMPGLDGFELVREIRGRVDVPIVFLTARVSEDDAVVGLGLGADDYLRKPFGTAELRAKVTAHLRRERREHHAALDFGLVRLDLAARELAVSGIVVPLTPTEYAICEFLARRPGQVFSRAQILEKALGWGTEAGEDAVSVHVSNLRAKLKRGGVEPVQTVWGVGYKWRA
- a CDS encoding sensor histidine kinase codes for the protein MPLSFVVGRYFVYVLLGAILTVGVPLLVFEALLDQGSVLPANYGERHLQQTIETLSTPGSFDVTGLSSAYLYAHLTASGDVLGTDMGEEDLAQARALVASLEARGTTGHSAESEERSARAAFSRGDGTWCVLSYDILPQWSDRSLRDSWPNPQDIMMGAIVVPTIALVVLVALRASRVLTRKMSPLVDAAEAVGAGEIDFAVQTSTVAQIDDVLAAMERMRRSLRDSLEEQWSAEERQRVEVAALAHDLKSPLTVIRGNAELLGEDAQAGGLSQEQAACAEAIRTASAEIDAFVAQIITTSQGREASSREAVDMEELAGRLASRARELVCARGLALDVETSALPDIRPSWDAHAVGRAVMNLVSNACDYARTRVSLGLAAANGELVITVADDGPGFSPAALAHGRERFFRDDAARGGGEGHFGLGLSIALEVAHSHGGTLELSNRVSPDGSETGAVARLTLPLKGI
- a CDS encoding glutathione peroxidase — encoded protein: MSTIYDFTVKDRTGADVSLSDYRGKVLLVVNTATECGFTPTYADLQKLYEELSGRGLEILDFPCNQFGEQAPGTSDEIHMFCTGRFGVTFPQFGKIEVNGADESPLYTWLKGERGYAGLDPNHRITPILVDILGKADPDWEKKPDVKWNFTKFLIDREGNVVERFEPTADVATVVKPAVEKLL